A portion of the Nerophis lumbriciformis linkage group LG37, RoL_Nlum_v2.1, whole genome shotgun sequence genome contains these proteins:
- the LOC133581316 gene encoding class I histocompatibility antigen, F10 alpha chain-like: protein MNLFLFFLLVVQMHSVTPVIHTLQYFHTASSQVPNFPEFVSVGYVDGVEISYYDSNIRKEESKQDWMNKITAEEPKYWQRQTEISVGHEINDKHNLEVLKKRFNQTGGVHIFQWMYGCEWNDETDEVRGWRQEGYDGEDYISLDMKTWTWTAAKPQAFPDKLKWDQNIFILDHLKYYYTEECPSYLKKYVKNGKKVLMRTELPEVFLLQKTPSSPVTCMATGFYPDLADLFWRKDGEQIFEDVEHGELLPNHDGTFQMSVELKVEVTAEVEGKYECVFQLSGVKEDLVTKLERRSILSNASHEDNWSVALAATAAVVAVAAVLAAIIIVMVRRHRNRQAQYDAAPRHGGVELSENVAAEG from the exons ATGAACttgtttttattctttcttctGGTCGTGCAAATGCACAGCGTGACGCCTG TGATTCACACGCTGCAGTATTTCCACACTGCgtcctctcaagttccaaacttcccagagtttgtgagtgttggttatgttgatggagttgagattagttactatgacagcaacatcaggaaagaagaatccaaacaggactggatgaacaaaatcacagcagaggaGCCAAAATACTGGCAGAGACAAACAGAGATCAGTGTTGGTCATGAGATTAATGACAAACACAACCTTGAAGTTCTTAAGAAGCGTTTCAACCAaactggag GTGTTCACATTTTCCAGTGGATGTATggatgtgaatggaatgatgagactgatgaggtTAGAGGTTGGCGTCAGGAAGGTTATGATGGAGAAGATTACATATCGTTGGACATGAAGACATGGACATGGACTGCAGCAAAACCACAAGCTTTCCCCGACAAACTCAAGTGGGACCAGAACATATTTATACTAGACCACCTGAAGTATTATTACACTGAGGAAtgtccttcttacttgaagaagtatgtgaagaatgggaagaaggtcctaatgagaacag agcttccagaggtgttcctcctccagaagacgccatcctctccagtcacctgcatggcgacaggtttctaccccgacttagccgacctgttttggaggaaagacggcgagcagatcttcgaggacgtggagcacggagagctgctccccaaccacgacggaaccttccagatgtcggtggagctgaaagtggaggtgacggcggaggtggagggcaagtacgaatgtgtgttccagctgtctggcgtcaaggaggacctggtcaccaagctggagagaagaagcatcctgagcaacgcaagccatgaag acaactggagcgtcgccctcgctgccacggcggcggtcgtcgctgtggcggccgtcctggcggccatcatcatcgtcatggtcaggcgtcacagaaacagacaag cCCAGTACGATGCAGCTC CTCGCCACGGCGGCGTGGAGCTCTCCGAGAATGTGGCGGCTGAAGGCTGA